The following proteins are co-located in the Nitrospira sp. genome:
- a CDS encoding ATP-binding protein, whose translation MSTSHPLPAAPAKVAIIGAGRGGTALLDLLHQIPAIDIVGISDRNPQAPGLQRARDLHIPVVEHIDDLLHNHHTQLILDVTGDPAMDQRLRRDARPGLDILSGSASRVVWELVQHESALQAELLHAEKLAGIGSFAAGIAHDINNPLQLILGLAENLADETDLSTVHEHAREIIEAVKRTTAICRDLTSYARRSAAHQQSLVDVNTKLDDALKIARYAVAFQDIAVVKAYAPDAAVPGNADELLHVFVNLITNAVQAMEHGGTLTLRTVAEDTGVSIQVSDTGCGIPPELFHEIFEPFFTTKPPGKGTGLGLYNIKHVIHQMHGTIAVTSDIGRGSTFTITLPRTTSA comes from the coding sequence CCCACTGCCCGCCGCTCCCGCCAAAGTCGCCATCATCGGGGCGGGGCGGGGCGGGACCGCCCTGCTGGACCTGCTGCATCAAATTCCCGCGATTGACATCGTCGGCATCAGCGACCGCAATCCGCAAGCCCCCGGCCTGCAACGGGCGCGCGATCTGCACATCCCCGTGGTCGAACACATCGACGATCTTCTCCACAACCACCACACCCAACTGATCCTGGATGTGACCGGAGACCCCGCGATGGATCAACGCCTGCGCCGTGACGCCCGGCCCGGCCTCGACATCCTCAGCGGATCGGCCTCCCGCGTCGTCTGGGAACTGGTGCAGCACGAGTCCGCGCTGCAGGCCGAACTCCTCCACGCTGAAAAACTCGCGGGAATCGGGTCCTTCGCGGCCGGAATCGCCCACGACATCAATAACCCGCTGCAGCTCATCCTCGGGCTGGCTGAAAATCTGGCGGACGAAACGGATCTTTCCACCGTCCACGAGCACGCGCGCGAGATTATCGAAGCCGTCAAGCGGACGACGGCGATCTGCCGCGATCTCACCTCCTACGCCCGGCGGTCCGCCGCCCACCAACAGAGCCTGGTAGACGTGAACACAAAGCTCGACGATGCCCTCAAAATCGCCCGCTACGCCGTCGCCTTTCAAGACATCGCGGTGGTCAAGGCCTATGCGCCGGACGCCGCCGTGCCGGGGAATGCCGACGAGCTCCTGCACGTCTTCGTCAATCTCATCACGAACGCCGTCCAGGCGATGGAGCACGGCGGCACCCTGACGCTGCGCACCGTAGCCGAGGACACGGGTGTGTCCATTCAGGTGTCGGATACGGGCTGCGGCATTCCGCCCGAGCTGTTCCACGAAATCTTCGAGCCGTTTTTTACGACCAAGCCTCCCGGAAAGGGCACCGGGTTAGGGCTGTATAATATCAAGCACGTGATCCATCAGATGCACGGCACGATCGCGGTAACCAGCGACATCGGCCGCGGCAGCACCTTCACCATCACCTTGCCCCGCACCACTTCAGCGTGA
- a CDS encoding AI-2E family transporter, producing the protein MIRPQLFTIVFFALLALLLYQIGLILQPFLFPALWAGLLAHWVFPLHRRLTLVVGGRDALAAGCLTFGVLTVVVVPLVWMSALLVGEAGAVDQAVREWIAAGGLQQLPERVAAVPLIGKGLRSLVTADRMQALSMEDSVMAGAKWLSQFLVSQVGDVLKNAVVLVSNFFIMLLVLFFLLKDGERWLAGLYALIPMDESHKRKIVTRLDQTVRAVVKGMLVTAMVQGVLAGLAYLVLAVPFPVVLTALTIVLAPIPFGGTALVWGPVVLYLLWIGAVGKALGMLVWGVGVVSMVDQFLRPWLIGQEVQIPVLLLVLSVLGGLALYGLIGLFVGPIIISLFMTAVQIYREEYYAPAPVASTNPPSPV; encoded by the coding sequence ATGATTCGTCCGCAACTGTTCACCATCGTGTTCTTCGCCCTCCTGGCGTTGTTGCTGTATCAAATTGGACTGATTCTTCAGCCATTCCTCTTCCCGGCCTTGTGGGCCGGCCTGCTGGCTCATTGGGTGTTCCCTCTCCACCGCCGGTTGACGCTGGTCGTGGGGGGGCGTGATGCGCTGGCTGCCGGGTGCCTGACCTTCGGGGTGCTGACGGTGGTCGTGGTGCCCTTGGTGTGGATGAGTGCGCTGCTGGTGGGCGAAGCGGGGGCGGTGGATCAGGCGGTGAGGGAGTGGATCGCGGCCGGGGGATTGCAGCAGCTGCCGGAGCGTGTGGCCGCGGTGCCGCTGATCGGCAAGGGGTTGCGCTCGCTGGTGACGGCCGACAGGATGCAGGCGCTGTCGATGGAGGATTCGGTGATGGCCGGGGCCAAGTGGCTGAGCCAGTTTTTGGTGAGTCAGGTGGGGGATGTGCTCAAGAATGCCGTGGTGCTCGTGAGCAATTTTTTCATCATGCTGTTGGTGCTGTTCTTTTTGCTCAAAGACGGCGAGCGCTGGCTGGCCGGGCTGTATGCATTGATTCCCATGGACGAGTCGCATAAGCGGAAGATCGTGACCCGGCTGGACCAGACGGTGCGGGCGGTGGTGAAGGGGATGTTGGTGACGGCGATGGTGCAGGGCGTGCTGGCGGGGCTGGCCTATCTGGTGCTGGCGGTTCCGTTTCCGGTGGTGCTCACGGCGCTGACCATCGTGCTGGCGCCGATTCCCTTCGGCGGCACGGCGCTGGTATGGGGGCCGGTGGTCCTGTATCTGTTGTGGATCGGTGCGGTCGGGAAGGCGCTGGGGATGCTGGTTTGGGGCGTCGGCGTGGTCTCGATGGTCGATCAGTTTCTCCGTCCCTGGCTGATCGGACAGGAGGTGCAGATTCCCGTCCTGCTGCTGGTGCTGTCCGTGCTCGGCGGGCTGGCGTTGTATGGGCTGATCGGGCTCTTTGTTGGCCCGATCATCATCAGTCTCTTCATGACGGCCGTCCAAATTTACCGGGAAGAATATTACGCGCCGGCCCCCGTGGCGTCGACGAATCCTCCCTCTCCGGTGTAA
- a CDS encoding DUF3365 domain-containing protein, with the protein MDRFRTALGAAAVTIMIGSLLAIPFSPSAKEPPAAQGISPEKVADYVHAIVQADRTIYTTQVVTRMQEKGIVKASEHWEQDNALPLPAQFLQHSGRIVAESGRGIRYRLIGLSPIYQRNAPATDFERNALETLARQPNQPVMGMVASGKKQFFQAIYADRAVSPTCIICHNSHPLSPKRDFKVNDVMGGIAITIPLE; encoded by the coding sequence ATGGACCGCTTCCGCACCGCGCTCGGAGCCGCAGCCGTCACGATCATGATCGGAAGCCTGCTGGCGATTCCCTTCTCTCCGTCGGCAAAAGAGCCGCCCGCAGCTCAAGGCATCTCGCCCGAAAAGGTCGCCGACTATGTGCATGCGATCGTCCAAGCCGATCGGACGATCTACACGACCCAAGTGGTGACGCGCATGCAGGAGAAAGGCATTGTGAAGGCCAGCGAGCATTGGGAACAGGACAATGCGCTGCCGCTGCCCGCCCAGTTTCTGCAGCATTCGGGACGGATCGTCGCCGAAAGCGGCCGCGGTATCCGGTACCGGCTGATCGGCCTCTCCCCAATCTATCAGCGCAACGCCCCCGCCACCGACTTTGAGCGGAACGCCCTGGAAACCCTTGCACGCCAACCGAACCAGCCCGTCATGGGCATGGTCGCCAGCGGGAAAAAGCAGTTCTTCCAAGCCATCTACGCCGATCGCGCGGTCTCTCCGACCTGCATCATCTGCCATAACAGCCATCCGCTGAGTCCCAAGCGGGACTTCAAAGTGAACGATGTCATGGGAGGCATTGCGATCACGATTCCGCTGGAGTAG
- a CDS encoding ATP-binding protein, with protein MATPRPAQSLYTRQGTRWGLKAKLILSMLFVGVVPLVVGLSMAFWQGSQEIRDVNGESFKALATEAARKLDLLVADEVARTARIANDPLVVQELERRRDALANRQAQGPTDEESRWAARDPGLVKQINGSPLAALLQEYYTGTRSAPDQLLPQVVRSATKMLFLTDLQGTLVAAMTANPSYRHSQTPWWQGAYNKGVGKLYIEDVHFNKQADAYVFTISVPVMDSLRYEVVGVLHRVIDAKEFFSPSTHVIRFGKTGHVMLIDSRGIVMSCPILPTGVALSDRSLTPLITLLQPGWVEAPSDGHGGHTASIIGFAPLPETSRATNGSLSGGSWHTFVWQSSDELFAPIQHLFMWMTVFGSVAIALLAVLGYVAASRIVTPVRTLQQAAQAIGRGELRTAIDIRTGDELQDLADEFNRMNAQLEAAFAGLTDQVTLKTQEVTYLQRSTDQILDAVPTPIILLNTRESVQYMNRAARAAFHLSPEATLPFSLATLQPLGTVVHSQLRQDAAGEEAGSPPQSGHPRDPLAPAASHDAGHTRSRSELQIGPRTYHYQWFRLPGRPGIEPRIGLVLRDITDESRLQDQLIQAEKSGSLGVLTAGIGHELNNPLFGIVGLGEAILDETDLSRAQSHARDIVAQGQRMAAIIRDFTGVTTRESSDQRIPVCIEETIDQALAAMHTAADMRQITIEKLFSGKTMVLALPDQLRQAVMNLLMNAVQAMKGVGTVRISTAVADRFAIAEITDTGPGIAPHHLAKVFDPFFTTKEQGEGSGLGLTVARRIIRKFGGDLRIDSREGQGTTCIMTLPAIPPPPSPEEEPWTASAPRSEPQPSRS; from the coding sequence ATGGCGACACCCAGGCCGGCACAGTCCCTCTACACGCGACAAGGCACCCGGTGGGGCCTCAAGGCCAAGCTGATCCTTTCGATGCTCTTCGTCGGGGTCGTCCCGCTCGTCGTCGGGTTGAGCATGGCCTTCTGGCAAGGATCGCAAGAAATTCGCGACGTCAACGGAGAAAGCTTCAAAGCGCTCGCCACCGAGGCGGCCAGAAAGCTCGATCTGCTGGTCGCCGACGAAGTGGCGCGCACCGCGCGCATTGCGAACGACCCTCTGGTCGTCCAGGAACTCGAGCGTCGGCGGGATGCGCTCGCGAACCGCCAAGCCCAGGGCCCAACCGATGAAGAATCCCGATGGGCAGCCCGCGACCCCGGCCTCGTCAAGCAGATCAACGGCAGCCCCCTCGCCGCGCTCTTACAGGAGTACTACACCGGCACGCGCAGCGCCCCCGATCAACTGCTCCCCCAGGTGGTGCGCTCGGCCACGAAGATGCTCTTTCTCACCGATCTCCAGGGCACGCTGGTGGCCGCCATGACGGCCAATCCGAGCTACCGGCACAGCCAGACGCCCTGGTGGCAAGGCGCCTACAACAAGGGCGTCGGCAAGCTGTACATCGAAGACGTCCATTTCAACAAGCAGGCGGACGCCTACGTCTTTACGATTTCGGTGCCTGTCATGGACAGCCTGCGCTACGAAGTGGTCGGCGTGCTGCACCGCGTGATCGACGCCAAAGAGTTCTTTTCCCCCTCCACCCATGTGATCCGGTTTGGGAAAACCGGCCACGTCATGTTGATCGACAGCCGGGGAATCGTCATGAGCTGCCCCATCCTCCCCACCGGGGTCGCGCTCTCCGACAGAAGCCTGACTCCGCTCATCACCCTGTTACAGCCCGGCTGGGTCGAAGCCCCCAGTGACGGGCACGGAGGCCATACCGCCTCCATTATCGGCTTTGCGCCGCTGCCGGAAACCAGCCGGGCCACCAACGGCTCCCTCAGCGGCGGCTCCTGGCATACATTCGTCTGGCAATCCTCCGACGAGCTCTTCGCCCCCATCCAGCATCTGTTTATGTGGATGACGGTCTTCGGCAGCGTGGCCATTGCGCTCCTCGCCGTGCTCGGCTATGTCGCCGCCAGCCGCATTGTCACACCTGTGCGCACGCTGCAACAGGCGGCCCAGGCCATCGGACGAGGGGAGCTCCGCACCGCCATCGACATCCGCACGGGAGACGAGCTGCAAGACCTCGCCGATGAATTCAACCGCATGAACGCCCAGTTGGAAGCCGCCTTTGCCGGGCTGACCGACCAAGTGACCCTCAAAACCCAAGAGGTCACGTACCTCCAGCGATCCACCGATCAAATCCTGGACGCCGTCCCGACCCCCATCATCTTGCTCAATACGCGGGAGTCGGTCCAATACATGAATCGCGCCGCGCGCGCGGCCTTTCACCTGTCGCCGGAGGCCACCCTGCCGTTCTCTCTGGCCACACTGCAACCGCTTGGTACCGTCGTGCACTCGCAGCTGCGGCAGGACGCTGCCGGAGAAGAAGCCGGCTCGCCACCCCAGAGCGGGCACCCGCGCGACCCGCTCGCTCCGGCCGCGAGTCACGACGCCGGTCACACCCGATCCCGCTCGGAACTGCAGATCGGGCCGCGCACGTATCACTATCAGTGGTTCCGCCTCCCGGGCCGCCCGGGAATCGAGCCCCGAATTGGATTGGTGCTGCGGGACATCACCGACGAAAGCCGGCTGCAGGATCAGCTGATTCAGGCGGAGAAGTCCGGCAGCCTCGGAGTCCTGACCGCCGGCATCGGGCACGAACTGAACAATCCGCTGTTCGGCATCGTCGGCCTCGGAGAAGCCATTCTGGACGAAACCGACCTCTCCCGCGCCCAGTCCCATGCCCGCGATATCGTCGCGCAGGGACAGCGCATGGCCGCCATCATCCGCGACTTCACCGGAGTGACCACGCGGGAAAGCTCGGATCAGCGCATCCCTGTGTGCATAGAGGAGACGATCGATCAAGCACTGGCCGCCATGCATACCGCCGCCGACATGCGGCAGATCACGATCGAAAAACTCTTTTCCGGCAAGACCATGGTCCTGGCGCTCCCGGATCAGCTCCGGCAGGCTGTGATGAATTTGCTCATGAACGCGGTGCAGGCCATGAAAGGCGTCGGCACGGTGCGCATCAGCACCGCCGTCGCCGACCGGTTTGCCATAGCCGAAATTACCGACACCGGTCCCGGGATTGCCCCGCACCATCTGGCAAAAGTTTTCGATCCGTTTTTCACTACCAAAGAACAAGGGGAGGGATCGGGGTTGGGCCTGACCGTCGCCCGCCGCATCATCAGAAAATTCGGGGGAGACCTTCGAATCGACAGTCGTGAAGGACAGGGCACGACCTGCATCATGACCCTTCCGGCGATCCCCCCCCCGCCATCACCCGAGGAGGAGCCATGGACCGCTTCCGCACCGCGCTCGGAGCCGCAGCCGTCACGATCATGA